Genomic window (Gemmatimonadaceae bacterium):
CGTGGATGCGCGCCTCGGCAGCCAGGACGGCCTCGCGCTGTTCGAGAGCATGCTCGCCACCGTCGCTGCCTGACGACTCCGCCCTTCGCCCATCCCCCCGACCGCTTCGATACGACCATGGATCATCGCAAGACGCCCTCACCGACGCGCGCCGAAGACGAGTACTTCGTCAAGCAGGACGCCGAGTTGATCAAGGCCGAGCGCGCGCGCCTCGACCAGGAGCGCGCCAGCCGCGAACGCCAGTCGCACTACATGAAGTGCCCCAAGTGCGGCGCTGACCTCCAGGAGACGGACTTCCACCACATCAAGATCGACCGCTGCCCCGAGTGCAAGGGAATCTGGTTCGATCACGGCGAGGTCGAGATGCTCGAGCATGTCGATCAGTCGCAGGTGCGCTCCTTCGTGCGCTCCATGTTCGGGCTCAAGTGGTAATGAGCGCAACACCACGCGCCGGCGACCCGGCCATCACGCCTGCGCTCGTCGCCGAGCACGGGCTCACGCCTGACGAATACGAGCGGCTCGTGCGCCTGTTGGGGCGCACACCGACGTTCACCGAGCTTGGCGTCGTCAGCGCCCTCTGGAACGAGCACTGCTCGTACAAGCATTCCAAGCCGGTGCTGCGCACGCTCCCCACGCAGGCGCCATGGGTGCTGCAGGGGCCGGGGGAGAACGCCGGCGTCATCGCCGTGGGTGACGGTCTCGCCGTCGCGTTCAAGATCGAGTCGCACAACCACCCGTCGGCAGTGGAACCCTACCAGGGGGCAGCGACCGGCGTCGGCGGCATCCTGCGCGACGTCTTCACGATGGGAGCCCGTCCCATCGCGATGCTCAACTCGCTCCGCTTTGGCTCGTTGGACTCGGCGCGCGTGCGGTGGCTCTTTGCCGGCGTCGTCAAGGGCGTGGGCGACTACGGCAACTGCGTGGGCGTGCCAACCGTGGC
Coding sequences:
- a CDS encoding zf-TFIIB domain-containing protein; the encoded protein is MDHRKTPSPTRAEDEYFVKQDAELIKAERARLDQERASRERQSHYMKCPKCGADLQETDFHHIKIDRCPECKGIWFDHGEVEMLEHVDQSQVRSFVRSMFGLKW